ACCAAAAGGTATAAAAGTTGACTATGGCCATGATGCATTGTTTTTCAATTATTACCTGATATTCTGGAAAGGCAGCTATTATGTTACAATTAGCGGAAATAATACAAAACAGGAAGTCATTGACGGGATTAAAAAAATTGGCAAATCCATAGATGAGGAAATCACATGCACTTCTGAAAAATCGGAACTTATTAATTTGCTATCTCTTGAAAACGTCAGCTTTGATGATGTTAAATATATGAGAGGTAATATTGCATTAGATAGCTTTTACATTTTCGATGTCGGCGATGTTCTTGGCATCAGGGAAGCTGTTGCTGGAAAAAACGAACAATATATTCTTATGGTCATAAAATATAATGATTCAAACGAAAGTCTCTACTGGTTAAATAGTTGTAAATCCAGGTTGAAAGGTAACCCCAAATATCTGGATTTCGATGAATTCTATGGTGGCTTTATCACCAGAAATAATTATTCTGAATTTCTTAGATTCGAAGCATATAATAATTACATCCTGATAATGATCTGCTCTGATAAGAATGTTTTAGAACCCACAATTACAATGTTAAAAAATCGTATTGTTTTAACCATTCCATAACCGATAAATCACTAATAATGAAAGCTTTAAAATTTACATTTATTGTCATTCTCATTTTAGTTAGTCTGTTTTTAATTGTTGCTTTGTTTCTACCTTCAAAGGTTCATTTAGAAAGATCTCTGGAGATGACATGTCCGGCCTCAGAAATATTTGAAGAGGTTAATAATCTGCAGAACTGGTGTTCCTGGTCACCATTCGAGGAGCAAGATACAGCAATGAGATTTGCGTTTGAAGGACCAGAGTCCGATGTAGGCGCTGTGATGAAATGGACAAGTCCCGTAGACGGTGCAGGTAAATTGACTATTGTTGAAAGCATACGGCCAACATACATTAAAGCTGCCCTTGACTTCATGGAAGCTGGAAAGGCCGAATGCGTATGGAAATTTACCGAATCCGATACAGGTACAAAGGTTGTATGGTCTTTAGATATCGGAGATTTATCTTATCCCATTGGGAGATATTATGGGCTTGCTATGCCTGGTATGATGAAAAAGACTTACGACCTTGGATTGACAAACTTGAAAAATCTTTGCGAGAATTTACCGGAGATAGAAGGTGTAAAAATAATCAGGATTGATGCCCAACAGGTTCTGTTTATAAAAGACTCTTCGGATGCTTCTGGAATTGGTCTCAAAATGACTGAAATGTATGGTGAATTGATGGCGTATATGTCGGACAAAAAAATTGAGATTGCAGGTCATCCTTATGCCGCATTTTATACTTGGGATCCGACAAAACCCTTTGTTTTTGATGCAGGGATACCAGTTAGAAGTCCTGTACAAGGCGAGGGCAGAGTGAAAGCTGGTGAAATACACGCCGGTAAAGTGATTCTTGCTCCTTTTTATGGACCTTATGAAAAAACTGGTGAGCTGCACGTTACCATTCAAAAATATCTTGAGCTGAAAAAATTGAGCTATACCGGTCCACCTTGGGAAGTGTATGTTACAGATCCAAAAACTGAAACAGATACTTCAAAATGGCTTACACTAATCTATTACAGACTTCAGTGATCATCCGTCGCCGACCATTAACTTCCTGACCGGTCTGAATTCATTGCGAATAATCGTCCATCTTTCTGGATATCTGTTCATCAGATAGAGAATTTTTGCATTATGCTTCTTGATAGCATCAGTAATCGCAGGAGCAGATATTGGTGTAGGGCAATGACTTCCAACATTTTCGCTGATCAACTTTTTATTGTTTGACTTGACTTCACGGGCTGCATTTTCCAACTTTTCTAATAACAGCCATGTCTTCTTATATTTTTCCCCAACAAGAACATCTACCTTGGAACAGATTTCATTGTAAGCGAATTGGTCAAAATTAAGATGCCATCCATATATTCTTATTACTTTCGGGCTCCGGATTTTATCAATATTTTTTGCGAAAATGATTGCATTTTCTATGATCTTGAGTAAATGCCTTATATCACCTGTATAAGTCCGGATCCTTTCTGTGGCTCTTTCTTCGAGAGTGCATGTAATACCAAATTGCTCAGCGAAGTCAGTAATATAATGCTGGCAAAGGTTCATAAGACTTTCACCATAATTTCTCCGGCTTCTTTCCAATTCATTCCAGATGTTTGAATAACGTGACATAAGTGAAATGGTACTCTCAGTGACTGTATTGTGTATTAGATTGTCAGAGCGGATAATTGAAAATGTTGTTTTCAGGAAATTATATAAAATGAAGCTAATAATCGATTTATTTTCAGTGGATAACAATTTATTATTTGTACTTACGCCAAAATTGCTGATATTTTCCTTGAAATAGAAAAATAAAATATCCTGGTATTCGTCATTTTCATTTGGAAATCTCAATTGAAGAATAATATTAGAGTACTCATCCATGATCTGCACTTGTTTGTTTACAGGGGGAGTTGTTATAAACGGTATATTTTCTTTACTGCACCAGATACAAGGATTTTTGTCCTGCCGTTGCTTCTGCAAAATTACCTTACTATCACCTAACTCCATTGCTTCAATGTGACCCGGCTGAAATTCCCTGGTGACACATCGTGCCTGTATCGTTCCAGATTCAGAATCAAAGTATACGGCAACCACCTTATCAATGCCAG
This genomic stretch from Bacteroidota bacterium harbors:
- a CDS encoding GyrI-like domain-containing protein — its product is MKALKFTFIVILILVSLFLIVALFLPSKVHLERSLEMTCPASEIFEEVNNLQNWCSWSPFEEQDTAMRFAFEGPESDVGAVMKWTSPVDGAGKLTIVESIRPTYIKAALDFMEAGKAECVWKFTESDTGTKVVWSLDIGDLSYPIGRYYGLAMPGMMKKTYDLGLTNLKNLCENLPEIEGVKIIRIDAQQVLFIKDSSDASGIGLKMTEMYGELMAYMSDKKIEIAGHPYAAFYTWDPTKPFVFDAGIPVRSPVQGEGRVKAGEIHAGKVILAPFYGPYEKTGELHVTIQKYLELKKLSYTGPPWEVYVTDPKTETDTSKWLTLIYYRLQ